ATACATTTTAGCGGAAAATTACGCTCTTTAGCACGTTTATGAACAGTTAATACTTTTGTTTCAGCTATTTCATAAGTATAGATGCCACAAATACCTTTGTCTTTTTTATGTACATCAAGCATAATAGCTTCAGCTTGTTCATAAGTTTTGTGAAAAACATTCATTAAAATATCTATCACGAACTCCATAGATGTATAATCATCGTTTAAAATAAGAACTTTATATCTCTTTGGAAACTTAATTTCAATCTCATTTGATAGTTCATGCTCAGTATGTGTACCCATTACGCGGCCGCCTTTATAAAATCATCTATAATATCTTGTGGATTTTCTAATCCTATAGATATACGTATTAAACCTTCAGTTATTCCTAGGAATTTTTTTTGTTCTTCATTAAAATCACTGTAAATAGTTGAAGCCATATGAAGCGCAAGTGTACGATTATCACCTATATTTGCCGTCAGTGTAGCAATCTTTGAGTTATTTAAAAATCTAAACGCATCTTCTTTTGTACCCATATCTATAGTTAATAGTGTACCGCAACCTTTTGAAAAAAGCTTTTTATATTTAGAATTTTGTTCACTAGATGCTAGAGATGGATGGTTTACTTTTATACCTGCTTTAGATAACTCTTTTGCAACTATTTCAACACTTTTAACAATTCTATCCATTCTAAGTGTCAATGTTTCAAGCCCAAGCATTGTTTGATAACTTGCATGAGCTGATGCACTCATTCCAAAATCTCTAAGTGCTCTTTTTTTTGCATTTGCTATTAGAGCCATTTTACCCATCTTATTTATAAACTTATGAACATCTTTGTATTTTTGTGTTTTAAACTTATCATCATTTTCATTTATGGCACGAAAGACTGTACATCCGCCAAGAGCCGATGTATTTCCGGAGATAATTTTAGTAGTTGAATATACAACTATATCTGCACCGAGTTCAAGAGGCTTTAGGCTAAGGGGTGTTATCGTATTATCCACTATTAAAACAACTCCGTATTTGTTTGCGATATTTGCGATTTTTTTAATATCGGGAAGTCTCATGTTCGGATTTCCTACACTCTCGCAAAAGATTATTTTTGTATTTTCGTTTATCGTATTTTCAATTGCTTCTAGCTCATCAACATCAAAAAAATGTGTTTTAATTCCAAATCGTGTTAGTGTTTCAGAAAATAGTGAATAAGTCCCGCCAAATAATCCTCCTATAGATATAATCTCATCCCCCATAGACAAAAGACTCATTGTTGCAAGAGTTACAGCACTCATTCCACTGCTTGTTGCTACGGCACCGATTCCACCGTCCATCTCTGCCATTACATTTTCAAGTTTTGCAGTAGTAGGGTTGCCCATACGCGAATACAGAGGTTTTTTTACACTCCCGCTAAAAATACCTTCAGCAGTATCTGCATCTCCATAAGCAAAAGATGCAGATGAAGTGATAACAGGACTTACAGGGCCCTCTTTATTCCCTATAGTTTGTACAAATTGGGTACAATATTCTTCAAAATT
The genomic region above belongs to Sulfurimonas lithotrophica and contains:
- a CDS encoding ATP-dependent Clp protease adaptor ClpS, translating into MGTHTEHELSNEIEIKFPKRYKVLILNDDYTSMEFVIDILMNVFHKTYEQAEAIMLDVHKKDKGICGIYTYEIAETKVLTVHKRAKERNFPLKCIIEEE
- a CDS encoding aminotransferase class I/II-fold pyridoxal phosphate-dependent enzyme; its protein translation is MNNFEEYCTQFVQTIGNKEGPVSPVITSSASFAYGDADTAEGIFSGSVKKPLYSRMGNPTTAKLENVMAEMDGGIGAVATSSGMSAVTLATMSLLSMGDEIISIGGLFGGTYSLFSETLTRFGIKTHFFDVDELEAIENTINENTKIIFCESVGNPNMRLPDIKKIANIANKYGVVLIVDNTITPLSLKPLELGADIVVYSTTKIISGNTSALGGCTVFRAINENDDKFKTQKYKDVHKFINKMGKMALIANAKKRALRDFGMSASAHASYQTMLGLETLTLRMDRIVKSVEIVAKELSKAGIKVNHPSLASSEQNSKYKKLFSKGCGTLLTIDMGTKEDAFRFLNNSKIATLTANIGDNRTLALHMASTIYSDFNEEQKKFLGITEGLIRISIGLENPQDIIDDFIKAAA